One Aegilops tauschii subsp. strangulata cultivar AL8/78 chromosome 7, Aet v6.0, whole genome shotgun sequence genomic window carries:
- the LOC141026805 gene encoding uncharacterized protein, with translation MALRTLAARVRTSAAAVRVQTTAPRLSPPPGGRPDFHSAAAARRHPPAPRLSAPPGGRPCLISNRYLRMEINLKSASLEELEREAASLRGRIDEVVESISKEKERSDLIMKDIWGTMKLMACSAIVVKVIAFTISPVEEPKEIA, from the exons ATGGCGCTCCGTACTCTGGCGGCGAGGGTGCGGACCTCCGCCGCTGCGGTCCGCGTCCAGACGACGGCCCCTCGCCTCTCCCCTCCGCCCGGCGGCCGCCCCGACTtccactccgccgccgccgcccgccgccacccgccggccCCTCGCCTCTCCGCTCCGCCCGGCGGCCGTCCCTGCCTCATCTCCAACAGGTACCTG CGTATGGAAATTAACTTGAAATCAGCTAGTCTAGAAGAATTAGAGCGAGAGGCGGCGTCCTTAAGGGGACGAATTGATGAGGTTGTGGAGTCTATTAG CAAGGAGAAGGAGAGGTCCGATCTCATCATGAAGGACATCTGGGGTACCATGAAGCTGATGGCATGTTCAGCTATTGTGGTGAAAGTCATTGCATTTACCATTTCTCCAGTTGAGGAACCCAAGGAGATTGCATGA
- the LOC109768126 gene encoding serpin-Z1-like produces MRLKVDYAALVSEHYRAQALPASFKDMPEEARTQINRWFESATAGRIKGLLPEGSINGATLAVLGNALYFKGAWCRKFDPRLTLDDTFHLPAGGSVRAPFMSSRDRQQHVACRSGYKVLQLPYARGRYFSMYIYLPDERDGLQSLLHRLGSDPALLESSTTLTAQVPVAFKVPKFTISCKTNATELLQDLGLRLPFAPLAADFLEMLDSAAPLVVSAVFHQSFVEVNEEGTEAAAATAVVASFGAAAVRTPVQVVDFVADHPFMFLIKEELSGVVVFSGQVVNPLVPY; encoded by the exons ATGCGCCTCAAGGTCGACTACGCTGCCCTCGTCTCCGAGCACTACCGCGCCCAGGCGCTCCCGGCGTCCTTCAAGGACATG CCAGAGGAGGCGAGAACCCAGATCAACCGGTGGTTCGAGAGCGCAACGGCGGGCCGGATCAAGGGCCTCCTGCCCGAGGGCTCCATCAACGGCGCGACGCTGGCCGTCCTCGGGAACGCGCTCTACTTCAAGGGCGCCTGGTGCCGCAAGTTCGACCCCCGGCTCACCCTCGACGACACCTTCCACCTCCCCGCCGGCGGCAGCGTCCGCGCGCCCTTCATGTCGAGCAGAGACCGCCAGCAGCACGTCGCCTGCCGCTCCGGCTACAAGGTCCTGCAGCTGCCGTACGCGCGCGGCCGGTACTTTTCCATGTACATCTACCTCCCGGACGAGCGCGACGGCCTGCAGAGCCTGCTGCACAGGCTGGGGTCCGACCCGGCGCTGCTGGAGAGCTCCACGACGCTGACGGCCCAGGTCCCCGTGGCCTTCAAGGTGCCCAAGTTCACCATCTCGTGCAAGACGAACGCGACCGAGCTGCTGCAGGACCTCGGCCTGCGCCTGCCGTTCGCGCCCCTCGCCGCGGACTTCTTGGAGATGCTGGATTCGGCGGCGCCGCTCGTCGTGTCGGCCGTCTTCCACCAGTCCTTCGTCGAGGTGAACGAGGAAGGGACGGAGGCGGCCGCGGCGACCGCCGTTGTTGCGTCCTTTGGCGCCGCGGCGGTGAGGACGCCGGTTCAGGTCGTGGACTTCGTGGCCGACCACCCGTTCATGTTCTTGATCAAGGAGGAGCTCAGCGGCGTCGTGGTTTTCTCCGGCCAAGTGGTCAATCCGTTGGTTCCATACTAA